A part of Homoserinibacter sp. YIM 151385 genomic DNA contains:
- a CDS encoding LacI family DNA-binding transcriptional regulator, whose product MIPTAGAGAPTLEQVAAAAGVSRSTVSRVVNGSPKVSPDVMRAVQLAIEQLDYTPNRAARSLAARRTMAIALVVPEATARFFGDPYFAAIVQGITRELEASDYVLNLQLASPESPSDKTVRYLLGGNVDGALVVSHHTGDGFLASLGERMPVVFGGRPLDPATDSGCWVDVDNAAAAASGVAYLVERGHRRIATIAGPADMPAGIDRLEGWRRALRAADLRDDLVAQGDFTLPGGARAMRELLAREAEIDAVFVASDLMAVGALGAIRERGLRVPQDLAVLGFDDSPAALSGEIAITTVRQPSVEMGAEMARTLLRMLAGEDVPRSRIMPTEVVVRESA is encoded by the coding sequence ATGATCCCGACGGCAGGCGCCGGAGCGCCGACGCTCGAGCAGGTCGCGGCCGCCGCCGGGGTGTCGCGCTCGACCGTGTCGCGGGTCGTCAACGGCTCGCCGAAGGTGAGCCCCGACGTCATGCGCGCCGTGCAGCTCGCGATCGAGCAGCTCGACTACACGCCGAACCGCGCCGCCCGCTCCCTCGCCGCCCGGCGCACCATGGCGATCGCGCTCGTCGTGCCGGAGGCGACCGCCCGCTTCTTCGGCGACCCCTACTTCGCGGCCATCGTGCAGGGCATCACGCGCGAGCTCGAGGCGAGCGACTACGTGCTCAACCTGCAGCTCGCGAGCCCCGAGAGCCCCTCCGACAAGACCGTGCGGTACCTGCTCGGCGGCAACGTCGACGGGGCGCTCGTCGTCTCGCATCACACGGGCGACGGCTTCCTCGCCTCGCTCGGCGAGCGCATGCCGGTCGTGTTCGGCGGCCGCCCCCTCGACCCGGCGACGGACTCGGGATGCTGGGTCGACGTCGACAACGCGGCCGCGGCCGCATCCGGCGTCGCGTACCTCGTTGAGCGCGGGCACCGCCGCATCGCCACGATCGCCGGCCCCGCCGACATGCCCGCCGGCATCGACCGGCTCGAGGGCTGGCGCCGCGCGCTGCGGGCGGCCGACCTCCGCGACGACCTCGTCGCGCAGGGCGACTTCACGCTGCCGGGCGGCGCACGGGCGATGCGCGAGCTGCTCGCCCGCGAGGCCGAGATCGACGCCGTCTTCGTCGCGAGCGACCTCATGGCCGTCGGCGCGCTCGGCGCGATCCGCGAGCGCGGGCTCCGCGTGCCCCAGGACCTCGCGGTGCTCGGCTTCGACGACAGCCCGGCCGCGCTGAGCGGCGAGATCGCGATCACGACCGTGCGACAGCCCTCCGTCGAGATGGGCGCCGAGATGGCGCGGACGCTCCTGCGGATGCTCGCGGGCGAGGACGTGCCGCGCTCGCGCATCATGCCGACCGAGGTGGTCGTGCGCGAGAGCGCGTAG